The DNA sequence CAGCATTGCTAACAAATTACGTATTCCCGAGTCATCACCAGGAGATCGAAAACGAGACACTAATGAGAGTGTTCCTGAACGCTATATCACCACAACAgcatcaaaacttgccttataaCATCACTGTGGTGCACCCTGAGAGTAGCGCTTTCAAGAGGTACAGGACGGAACCGGAACCGGGACCCGAACGGGTGCCGGAGAGTTTGCGGAGTAGGCAAAGCCTTATGAAGAGATCGTTAGCGTTCTTTAGGAGCATCAATGCTATGAGAATAAGGGAACGGATTCAAGCCACTCGCCCCTCTAGCACACAGCTTCATCATATGATAGCTGAGAGAAGAAGGCGCGAGAAGCTCAACGATAATTTTCAGGCTCTTAGAGCATTGCTTCCTCCCGGAACTAAGGTACCTACACAAAATTATTTGTTGGAATTTCTGTcaggaaaagtctagggggcagcagttttattgaattttggccagcatgtaaccagtaGAGGAAGGTGAaccattggatgaaatttcacaccaatctcacaccatcaaatcatcattgatggctagttgatggctaataattacaaaaattgctggcccctagcattgctcttcCTGTCATCATAatacatttttcaaaattttaaattcatagGACAAAGTTACATAGCTAAATCTCTAGCATATTTTATACAAGAGCTTTTTTTAAGATTTGCctgaattttttcttttcatttttatgatttaacttacgttaaaaaaaatttcttttaatattaatattaatataactttaataattttttgtcaTATAAGTTTTAATATGatgtcaaaaatattatttgtatagtaaaataaattaccatatatatataaatatatgatatttaatttatttttaatagataTTTTTGTGAAGAATATTATTGATTGATTTTAGTGTATATTTAATATGTTGGCGGTTATATTTTTAACCATGTCAATTGTgaataattgaaattaattaataatttgaaaGGGAAGAAAATATAATTAAAGCTTTATGTCTATTATTCTAGCTTAATAATGTTGACTTTGttattgtttaatttgatttgTTTAGAAAGACAAAGCGTCTATACTAACAACTGCAAAGGAGACACTGAGTTCATTGATGGCGGAAATTGAAAAGCTGAGGATAAGAAATCACGAGTTAGAATCACGTTTGCCTGAAAACAGCAAAGAATCAAGCGCTGCCGATCAAGAAATTAGCAAAACTATGTTATTGGTGCCACCAAACGAGAGATTTCATGTTCAAATTTCAGATGTgccacaatcatcatcatcatcgtcgtCAGAAGAGAGAAGGGTGGATTTGCATGTCGCTTTGACGGGGCAAATTTCTCAGATTGATGCGGTGATTCGGTTATTGGAGTTCTTGAAACTGGCTCAGAATGTGAGCTTGGTTACCATGAGAACAAATACCAATAATGTTGGTCAAGggaataataattatattaatcaaCTAACATTCAGATTAAGGATTCTTGAGGTATGTTACTTATCATTCATCAAAATGCATGTGCTTATAGTAACTTGTTAGACAAATTCTCCTTTTGTTTAGGATTTTATTGCTCTTTCTTGAATTAATTCTGGTTTTGCTGTTGCTATTATGCAAAAGTTATAGAAATATATACGAGCATTAGTTAATTATGATAAACTAACctagctatttcttataaggCATGTATATAGGTTCCCACTTCCTGCATAGATTAACTAATTTAACTTGAATAAAATTGTGGTTCAAGCTAATTAAGTACATAGAATTCAAGATTTCAAAGTTGGTTAAACATTTTAGAAAATGTTCTGATTGATTAGAATTAGTAAACTATATACATGCCTAGGTGTACCTGCACACTGagaattataaataatttctaaaaatttcaaGATGAGAATATCATATgtttatatttgatttaaagtttaaaaaattatttttaataaatttaatttttgaaaaaattaaaataccatcatttcaatttttacattttttttagatatatttaattctcatgagaataaaatttttgtaataaaataaTACTTAAACCACACACTCTTAGATTAGCCACATCATGAAacctaattataaaataataagtaTTAAATGTGTTTTCtagaaataattttaatatttgatttgatttaattttgttcttaatgttttttatttatgtcaaaattatttttgatatttatctcatttaaaatattaaagacaaaattaaaaatatttagagataatttaaaaaaaataaaaaatattaaaaataaaattaaataaaattaaatattaaaaatatttttttaaaaaagaaattgagaacATTAGAAATAAAATGCATACTTTAcgcaaataataataagagaaaGACTCAAAGTTGgttaaaatttgttttaaattttttaattagtttgcTTCATTAAATACTAAGGAGATTATTTAAATGATGATATTGCATATCTTGCCATATAGTATTTTAACTTGTCATGTCATCAACATTTAATTTGTAATGTCAGTATTTAATGAAATAAATTAACGATATGacaacttttaaaattttactaaattctaaattagttaaaagaaaatatttaaatgaacaaaaaaatattcaaaaagataaaaagCTTTTTTAAGCTTAGAAAAATAATTGTTTCCTATATAAACATAATAGTTTGAATTTTAAAACATTATGTAGTAATTGTtgtatataaattaaatttaaattatttagaGATTTCAAACAAAATATCGACTAATTAACATATATTATTATGTAaccaaaaagataaatattattattattattaatgaaaattaattatatattcaaATAGTGCAATGTTTTATATAGTTAATACTTAAAAGCAAGTtgctctaataataataataataataataataataataataataataataataataataatggaaaagaaaaagaagaataaggaaGGAGCCTGGCAAATGCAATTTTCATTTTGTCACTAGCAAGGTGGTTTGTGCTGATTATTTTGTCACCTTCCACGTTGATCCAAACTACATTTTCAATTCAAAAAGAGGATTCTATTTTGACAGCCATCAAACAAGAATCACCACTGATACATATAATCCATCACTTCTGTTTTCTACATATAcgtttatatttttcaaataatttttttcatcaaATCTAACTTTGTTTTGACTAATCAACATGTCTCATCATTTTCCTCTTTGAAAAATTATGACTCATACATACAGCCATAGCCAccgataaaaaataaatgaatatttCTTTCCATTCATTTATACCAATTAAAGAACTCATTTCtaagatatttttgttttatatttaatttatttatatatactaaatattttattttgaattatgtttaaatttataaaaatacaaaaaacatAAGTAAAAAGAAGAcagataaatattttattaacgtactagaatagaaaatatatattaaatcaaTATTTAGAAAAATGACAATTAGtataaaagaaatagaaaaaaattgtcAACTGAAAAGTCAAAAGACTATCCGAAAAGACAAAAGATATAATTTTCATAGAAAAAAGTGAAACTCTTGTTGTGTTGTGGAGAAGAATAATCAGCTCTAATATTATTTTGATGCAGGGAAGTGAATGGGATGTTTCTGCCTTCCAGGAAGCAGTGAAAAGAGTTGTAGGTGATTTGGCACAGTTCCAAGTTGACCATTAGAGCCTACAATAATAACCCTCACTTACATCAATACCATAATTCATGGATTATGATGCTCACTTCTAGCCACAAGTTTTGTGTAATATATGTTTTAGTTTCATAATTAATTGGTTTCATTGActaataatttgatttttacGCTTACTTTTCTAATTCGGTTCATATTTatattctataaaaaaataaatactataATATTATTAGATGGATTATACATGTCACATGATGTGGCTAATTttttagatataatttttttttggtgcatttaattattaaattttatgatataaattttaaaaaatatcataaaatctAATCATTGTGTATTATACCAAAATTTTatcaatatataaaaaaataaacgaCATGATGTAtcatatttatcaaaataattaatacaTGCACAATATAATCTTAAGATTTAATATTCAATATAATTAGCAAAGTAATGAGCTAGCTAAAATTTGttagaaaatatttaattaaaacgaacaaagtgtataaatataaacaaaatagttaattttatatATCTATTTAATTTCTATAAAACTATATGATTAACACTTGACTATATTCAATTGTTGTGGAAGAACATCAACGTTAACGTCCGCAGTAGTATTCaacaaataattattataacttttccaaaaaatattttcctttttggAGAAGTGTTTTCACGtttctatattttataaaaggtTTTCACTTTCAAATAAACCAGGTAACGATTAGATTAAAAGTGGACCTAATATTTTTAGGTCATGTTCCGGACCCGAATTCAGGTCCTTCGTCGGTACAACCATAAATCCGATTATTTGGTTGCAAATTCTTTTTACCGTCTAAATCGATCTAATAAccacaaaatttttaattaagtatttaaattcgaatttttttttattttagctaAACAAGATAAGATGAGATAATCACTGTAAGTTATATTAAGGGAAGTCAGAGATTCCTCAAGTACGTAACTAATCTTTTTCTATACCTCTCAAATCTTTTCTGATTTGAGTATCAGAGTGTCTTCGCAGGTATCGCTCCCGCCGCTCTAAGAATCCAACTCGTTGCCATCAAGACCGGCCACTCTCCGATCTCTCTCACAACCCGTGACATCTTGTACATTAATGCCGTCTGTGGAGACTAGCCAAATCTTGGTGGCATGACGAAAGAATTCAAGAAGTGATCCTCAAGCTATCACCATGAATTCAACCCGCCAAATCTAATGCATAAACCACGAAACCATATTCTCCTACTAACCTATGGGAAAGTAACCAGTGTAGTGCACTGCCAGTCAATCTCTAACAACAGCAAACACGAAAAGATGGGATTCCTAAAAATACCGACGGCCTAGGAGAAAAGGCAATccaaataataaaagaaaagagtACAAACCCTGGAGGGCCAGATCGCTTCCAAAGAACGATACCAGCCAGAACACACGAGTCAAGCGACCTCTAGGAGCAGATCACGGCGAGAAACCCGGAACGAGAAATCACCTGACCGGCGTCGTAGCAAACGCCGAAATCACACCATCTCCCACGAGCCAGAACGTCGTCGAAATAATGAAGATAGGAGACACCGCCGAGATCCTAAATGGACAAAGAGCGAGTACGTCATAATAAGAGCCACCTTGTTTACCGAGAAAATCCtaaaggtcaagctgccaaaaGGTTTTGACAAGCTGATTGATATCAAATACGACAGCACGAAAGACCCCCAGAAACGCTTAACGGCCTTCGAAACCAGGATGAACCTGGAATGAGCCACCGGCATGGTCCGATACAGGGCATTCCCAGTAACCCTGGCCGGCCCGTCAATCAAGTGGTTTAACGCCATCCCGAATGACTCGATTGTCGTTTTGATGATATCTCCAGGAAGTTCATGGCACAATTCACCACTAGGATCACCAAAGCAAAACACCTGATCAGCCTGCTCAGAGTCACCCAACGACAAGACAAACCCACGAGAAAGCACCTCATTAGGTTCAACGATGAGTGCCTAACGGTCGACGAGCTCACAGATTCCATGGCCAGCCTTTGTCTAACCAATGGACTAATGAATGAAGACTTTCGAAAACACCTAACCACCAAGCCGATGTGGACAATGCATGAGATTCAGAATGTGGCAAGGGAGTACATAAATGATAACGAGATCAGTTAAGTCGTGGCCGCCAATAAATGGCACCATGGCAACATGGCACCGCGAAGCATCAGCCTGCCCAAAGAAACCCCAAAGGAGCACTTCAAGCCTGCCCCCACCAACCGACCACCCAGAGTGGAAAAATGCATAAACTACACAGGCCTACCAGCCCCACCACCGAGATCTATTACCAGATAGCAGAGCGAGGCATCCTTCAAAAGGCACGACATTTGAAGGAATGGACAGGGGACTATAAAAGCCTATATTATGACTATCATAGAGGATACAGCCATAAGACTCAAGACTGCTTTGACCAAAAAGACACCTTGGAATAAGCCATCCGAGACGGCAAACTTCCCGAGTTTGCCAAGATCATCCGGAAACCCCAAAAAGTTGAATATGAAAGATCACCAGAATGAGAAGGGCACAATCCCATGATGATGAGACAAGCGCACCAGGAAAGCCTAGAAGTCGACCCGACTATAATAGTGAATGTGATTATGGGGAAAGGCACACCAAAAAATTCCAAGTCAATGCTAAAAAAAGATCTTTGGGTACTAGCCGTGAAAGACAAAAGACAACCCTCATATCTATCGACAAACCGATCTAAATTAAACCGCTCATTCAATCTaatccaaacaaaaaaaatcgcATTATTTCGGATTTGATTGGATTCTCTTTCTTGCAAACCGCTGGATCGGATTGGATTTCGGATCTATTTTTCATAACCggtccaatccaatccaaaccgtaCAATatgctataatattattattttattattgtatttacaattatacttataacatgttcaatttgttatacatttttttattattcatgtattattattatttaataaatattttatgttcaaaatttttatttttttattttaactaacctataattttatttcaattattaTGTTATCATTGGCTTTTTAAGATATTGTTAAGACTTGTTATGTCATTGTTGGTTATTTAAGATTTGATGATGAGATtggttatatgtatttaatttttttatttaaaaaaccgCAAATCCAAACCGATTCAAATCGCTTGtaatcggatcggatcggatcggattggaTTTCCAAAAAAAGTTCATCCAATCCAAACCACATCGCACATAAATTAAGCATTTGGATCGGATCACTTTTTCTCttaaaaccgaaccaaaccgcaccGCGAACACCCGTCCGTTACGTTCTCCCCCGATGATTGCCAAAATGGCACGACAGCGGAGCCCTTCGTCATCTCAGCAAGGATCGGAACTGGACTAGTAAAATGAATACTAGTAGACACTAGAGCCGATTCTAACATGCTTTTCAGAGGAACCTTTGACAATCTCAGACTCTGAAATTAAAACCTACAAAGCTACCACAACGAAGCGACTAGACTCGGGGACAACTTCCTTAAACTGGAGGGATCCATAGTACTGCCAGTAACCATCAGAACCGGAAGCCAGAGGAAAACCATAATCTCTGAATTCGTGGTCCTTAATAACTCCACAGCTTATAATATCATCCTGGGGAGGAAAACAACCAACTGGCCTATCCACTGTCATATTCACCAAGTTCCTCATCATGAAGTTCCAAGCCAACAACGGCACCATTAGAACAATACACGGTGACTGGAAAGTCGCAGTAGAGTGCGATAATACCAGTCTTGCTCTCTGGATGTCATCCCAAGATGCGGTAGGGATCTTCCTAGCCAACCTCAACGCACGACAAGATGACCAGCCGAGACTAGAACGAGAGGGAGACATGAAAAAGTTACAGATAGGATAGACCAAAGAGAAATTCACATTCATTATAAAAAGCTTGCCCTTTAGCCTAAAGGCGAACTCATGAAGCTCCTAAGGCAAAACAGAGACCTATTCATCTTCACCCCCGGCCGACATGTCAATAATAAACCCAAAATTAATGTCTCATCGATTGGCCGTAGACACCAAGGCCAAGCCAGTagcacaaagaagaagaaagatgtcTATAGACTGAGCGTCGGAGGTCAAAAAGCAAGTCAAGAGCCTACTTGAAGCGGGTTTCATTCAGGAAATCCCCTATACGACCTAGCTAGCCAACGTCGTTCTAGTAAAAAAGGCAAATGGCAGATGgtgaatgtgcgtcgactacacgatCTTGAACAAAGCTTGTCCAAAAGATGTCTTTCCTCTGCTAAACATTGATAGACTAGTAGATGCTGCCTCGAGACACCAATACCTCAGCTTTATGGACGCGTACTCTGGATACAATCAGATACCAATGCACCGACTAGACGAGGAGAAAACCGCATTCGTAACACCTGAAGGCATGTACTGCTATACAGTCATGGCCTTTGAACTGAAAAATGCAGGGCCACCTACCAACGGCTCGTCACCAAGATTTTTAAAGATCTCTCGAGGACCAAACTAGAGGTCTATATTGACGAGATGTTAGCCAAAACACAAACCGTAGAGGAACTCATTGATGACTTAAAGCTCATACTAGGTACATTAAGGAAGCACCAAATGCGCCTCAATCcaacaaagtgcaccttcgggATGGAGTCCGGGAAGTTCCTGAGATTCATGATCACATAATGAGGAGTAGAGGCAAACCTAAAAAAGTGTAAGGCTATCCTCGAGATGATCAGCTTCGCAAACCTTAAGGACGTCCAAAGACTAATGGGATGACTTGCCGCCCTCTCACGTTTCCTCAGAGCCTCGGCCTAAAAAGCCACCTCTTTcttcaaactcatgaaaaaGGGCATAAGCTTTAAATAGAAATCCAAGTGTGAAGAAGCTTTCGAGCACTTTAAAAGAATACTAGCAGAACCCCCCATACTCTCAAAACCAAGAACGGGAGAGACACTTTACCTCTACCTATCGATCACGGAGGAAGCATTAGCAGCAACTCTCATCCGAGAAGACGAAAAAAGGACACAGAGCCCGGTGTACCTCATAAGTTCCTCAAAAACACTGAGACACAATATTCCATACTCAAGTAGCTTGCCTTTTCACTACTCACGGCATCCCAATGCCTTTAGCAGTACTTCCAAGGCCACCCCATCACGATTTGAATGGATCAGACGATGAGGCAAGTGCTACAGAAACTGGACCTCGCAGGATGGATGCTTGCTTAGTAGGTCGAGTTATCACAATACCGATTAGCTTCGAGCCTAGAAATGCAATTAAGGCCCAGGCTATGACAGACTTTATAGCTAAAATGATTCTAGGGAGCGAATCCACAGAAGTATAAAAGCTCCACGTTGACGGCTCGTAAAACGCTAACTCGAGGGGATCATGAATAACATTGGAAAACTAGAACGAGATCTCTATTAAATAATCCATTTGATATGAGTTTCCGATCTCCAGTAACCAGGCCAAATACGAAGCCCTCATAGCCGAACTGGCGCTGGCAATGGAAGTTGACCCGAAAACACTAAAAGTCTGCAGCGACTCCCAAGCAGTCATCTCAAAAATAAACGGGGACTACCAAACACGGGACTCTTTATTACAACAATACTTATCCAAAGTGAAAGAGTTAATCTCCGAGTTTGACGAAGTGACCATTCGGCATATTCCTAGAGAACGGAACGCAAGGGCCGACTTACTTTCTAAACTTGTAAGTACCAAGTCGGTCCCAACAAACCGATCATTCATCCAGGAAGTCATTAAAACACCATCTGTCATGGCCATGACCACGACAAACCTCGCCATATCAGACCATCACTCTCAAACTTTCCTAATCCTTCGATACTTCACCAACGGAAACTTACTCGAGGACTCGAAGGAAGGTGAGTGTAAAGCGAGAAGCCCCCAAATACACCACAATAGCGGGGAAACTATACAAGTAAGGACTATCCCAACCCCTCCTCAAATGTATAGAACCCGGCAACACGGACTACATACTTCGTGAGATTCACGAAGGATGTTGTGGCCGTCACATTGGATGGAAGACCTTAGCCCAAAAGGTCATTCGAGATGGATACTTCTGGCCCACCATCATCAGAGATTCCCTCCAAATGGTCAGAAGCTATCCAAAATGCCAAATCCACGCTGACCTCCACCAAGCGACTCCGTACTAGCTCAGTGTGATAACAACAGATTGGCCCTTCGAAACATGGGGAATCGACCATGTATGACCCTTCCCCACGGCTCCCGAAAAACTCCGATACCTTATAGTCACCATCGAATATTACACATAATGGATTGAAGCCGAGGCACTAGCCACCATTATGGCCACCTAATACCGGAAGTTCTTCTGGATGCAAGTCATAACCTGTTTTGGAATTCCTGAGGTTGTAATCTCAGACACTGGGACCCAGTTCATGGACAAATAATTCAAGGATTTCCTAGAAGGACTTGGTATCTCCCAACGATTCAACTCGGTGGAACACCCGCAAACCAATGGTCAAGTAGAATCGGCCAACAAGATCATTGTGAAAGGCCTCAAAAAATGACTAAATGAAGCCAAAGGCCCATGGGCCGATGAGTTGGGATCCGTTCTTTGGTTATACCAAACATCCCCTCGAATCTCAATCGGAGAAACCCCCTTTGGGTTATCGTACGGTCTTAAATCCGTCATTCTGGTCTTAAATCCTTCAGGACTGTGGGAGGACACGACGAGAGCGTAGAGAGGGACCTCGTAGATGAAGTCAATAGCATAGCAAGTCTACGGGAGTTCGCCCTAAAATAAAGGATAAGTCTAAGGTACAATCACAACGTGGTAAAATGAGACTTCAGACCAGGAGACCTCGTCTTACGACGCAACGATATCGGCCCCTCACCCCGAAAGAAGGAAAGCTCACACCTAACTGGGAGGGTCTTACCAGGTAAAGGTTGTAATCGGGAAAGGAGCTTACAAACTCGAACAACTTAGTGGACCGAGTTTCCAAGTTCGTGGAACATCGTGAACATATGACGCTACTACAAATAAGAACGCACTACCGAACTGATACATTTAGCAATTAAGGTCActctcttatttttcttctcgtctctctttatttttttctttctttttttctttgtcGGAGATTCTTTCCTACCTACAACGGGAGGTTTAACGAGGCCTAACCCTTAATAAAATCACTCTTACATTTTCCTTCCAAAACCATTTTCTATGTTCTCACCAAACCGACAGCACGAACAGCATAAGTAAACGGCTAGTCGGATACCCTCACGGCCAAATCACCCCTGAGGCCAACATAAATGGATAtccaaaaacaagaaaataaacacAAGTATTGAAAATGGCTCATTAAAAGAAAGCCTA is a window from the Arachis stenosperma cultivar V10309 chromosome 3, arast.V10309.gnm1.PFL2, whole genome shotgun sequence genome containing:
- the LOC130970748 gene encoding putative transcription factor bHLH041, yielding MMEGVFFLPEVARTGYLRSIVQSVGCAYICLWSFDPTSSPNNRLFFLDGFYNNVRNNQQASSSLGSVAQQLFNQFRTLRFDANDDRIPGLAFRNNRPYVEVQQPELLRLAWTQIQKQFFQEARIKTAVFMGCNKGEIELGFLNLSQAEIQTALNSLFQEDFSSGRQIMDHQNNPPSSSSSSLRSLSTTAGSPEYSSLLFNIPPAGATAGAIVPNTMSPLSSNTQSALLTNYVFPSHHQEIENETLMRVFLNAISPQQHQNLPYNITVVHPESSAFKRYRTEPEPGPERVPESLRSRQSLMKRSLAFFRSINAMRIRERIQATRPSSTQLHHMIAERRRREKLNDNFQALRALLPPGTKKDKASILTTAKETLSSLMAEIEKLRIRNHELESRLPENSKESSAADQEISKTMLLVPPNERFHVQISDVPQSSSSSSSEERRVDLHVALTGQISQIDAVIRLLEFLKLAQNVSLVTMRTNTNNVGQGNNNYINQLTFRLRILEGSEWDVSAFQEAVKRVVGDLAQFQVDH